In the genome of Paenibacillus pabuli, the window CTGTTAGAAGAACTCCTTTTTCACGCATCTCTTCCATAGGCTGATTAAGTAACACTTTTCCCGCTTGCAGAACGATGAGGGACTCACATAAAGGCTGAATCTCCTCTATATGGTGGCTTGATATCAGAATCAGACGCGGGTTATCTTCATAAGTCTCCAGTAAAGCATTGTAGAAATATTTGCGTTTCTCTGCATCGAGTCCATTGGTGGGCTCATCCAGAATCGTTACCCTGGCATTACTGGCAAGACCCAATATCATCTGGGCGGCAGTCTTCATCCCTTTTGAGAATTTGACGATCTTCTTCTTGACTGGTAATTCGAACCTATCGATTAATTGTTCTGCAAAGGTCTGATCCCATTGAGGATGGAAGTATTGACCGAATCGAACCATGTCGTTGATCGTCCAATTTCTACCCAGGGGATGATTCTCCTGGATATAACACAGATTCTCCTGCGCAGCCAAGTTGTTGTATGGATCCTGGCCCATCACTTGGATGGTTCCAGTGTCAGGACGGTTATGGCCTGCGAGCAGACTCATCAGGGTTGTTTTGCCGGCACCATTTCTTCCCCACATTGCACTAATGATTGGCTCACTCTCATGTAAAGTCACGTTGTTCAGCACGGGCGTCTGTTGATAGCCGTAGGTTACTTGCTCGATCTGAATCATAATTCACTCTCCTTATCCTGCTTGCCTCGGATCAAATCAATAATCATGTCCTCATTCATATGAATCCGTCTCGCCTCTTCAAGTAAAGGCTTGATATATTCTTCGTAGAAATGCTGTTTTCGTTCCACAAGCAATGCTTCCCTGGCTCCTTTCGCAACAAACATGCCAACACCCCGCTGTTTGTAAATGATACCTTTGTCCACAAGCGTTTGAAGTCCTTTGCGTGCCGTGGCTGGATTAATATTGTAAAAGCGAGAGAGCTCATTGGTTGAAGGAACCTGTTCCTCCACCTTCAATCTGCCGTCTACAATGTCATCCATGATCATCATGGATATCTGATGAAAAATGGGCTGAGATTCATCCAAATTCGATTTCATGCGATTCCAACTTTCATTCATCGTTAATTAGTTAGTCGGTTAGTTACTCATGTAACTAACTATAGTACACGGAAACCAATATGTAAATAGGCGAACCACTAATTGATCCATTTTTTCGTTTTGGCTCGATTGTATTGATTAATAAGACCGTCCAGAACTACAGATTGCCGGATGACTTCAGGATGAAGCAGACTGCCGTATTCCGACTGCAAGCGGTGAAGCTGTTGTCTGGCTTCTTCGATCTGTGAGATTAACTCCAGGCAATCCATAGTACCCCCTCCTTTTTGTCATATTTTAGTTTATTATGCCAATCGATAGGCCGCAAGGGGTACGACATACTTATTCTTCCACCAGACGCAAAAAAGACGCCTCTGAATGAATATTCAGAAGCGTCCCTTGGCTTAGGCTTATGTCCCTAAACCGTGGTCATTAGTTCGGTAAATGGATGGGTTTGGAACTTCCTCAGTAGGAACAGGTCCAATAACAGGAGTAACGATGTTCACCACTATACTACATGTAACTATCAGCAAAGCCAGCTTTCTCTTCATTGAGTTTCTGCACCTCACTAATCAAAGTTTTGTACTGCTGTATAGCTGTGTCAGACGCATAATCCCTATATTGCTCAAATAGCCCGACACCTCTAAGCATACCTCGTCCATCACTAATTTCAAGAGAAAACCTTAAACTATCAAGAACAAAATTTAATCCCTTGAAAAATTCATCCTTCTTAAGATAATAGGTCCCTAACCCTGCCAGCAGACGAACATAACGATCGTCCGTCACCTGTTTGCTGACTTTCCCAATTCGGTTGCTTTGTTCTTGATAAGTGAAGTAAGACTCGTATTGCTTCAGTACATAATCAATGTTCATATCATAGCGATTTGCAGCAGTTACAATATCACATAATGCCGGAAATATCTCATTTTCCTTGGTTGAGATGTATTTCAGATACTCAGGCAAAACATCAAACTGTCCGGCCATCAATTTATATATATAGCGGTTACCCTCAGCCCATTCCTGAAATTGATTAATCACAATCATTTCATCGGCATCAGGCTCTCTCACCCAACTATAATCCGAATATAATGACACATACTTCAATGCAATTTCATAGTTATTCAGATGAAAGCTGGCACTTCCAGATGCCAAATAGGCATACATGATATAGAAAATAATCGGACGTTTCGTTTCTTCCTGTTTCCTCCTGCCATTCAGCTCATAATGAATAGTTGCTTTCACTTTAAGCTTATCAGAGAGTTCCTGAACTTTGCTCCACCTGTGAAGGGATGCAAAGGCATTAATCAGTTCGTTAAGCGCATCCAGCTGATAGCGTTCATCCAGCCGATCCACATAGTATTCGAATTGAGCCGCGATGATCAGATTTCGCTGCTGATCATTGGTAAGCCCCAATCTGAATAGTCGATACTGACATAGTGCAAGCCGTTCGGAGTGCTGCATTTTCTCACTTTCGGCTATCGTTTCATATAGTAGAATGGCCGGTTTGAATTTACCCGCATGGTAAAATTCTTCAGCCAGATCAAATAACAAGGGAATATAAGATAGATTATCCATCATCAATCGGATAACATCTTCAATACAATTCAATTTATCCAATTCTGCACATCGATGAAGGAATGGTCCCAGTCTTCGCCAGTCAGGGGCAGCATGGACAAAACACTCATCTATGTACAATTCATAGAAGTGACCTTCTTCCAGTCTCATAGCTGAAGTGATTCGATCCAGTTGCTGCATCGCAATCGGACGGTTTTTGTTCAGGATATTGCTCAGCGTACCCGAGTTAATGCCTGACGTTTCTGAAAAAAGACTAATGGACATCTGCTCACGCTTCAGATAATTCTCTAAATGATCGCGTATCGTGGTTGTCGGCTCCAAACTAACACCACCCTCCAAAATAAAAACCATAAACAGGATTAACGGTATGCAAAAGTAATTATATGTAATTATTAAGCAAGGGTCAATAAGATAAATTCAACTAATTTGTATAAATTACAAAAAAATCCTTTTGTTAAAATAGAAGCCCTGTCCTTATTTTATACCGGGAACGAATAAGCATCAAATACAACACAAAATAAAAACACGAGCGGGATGAACGCTCGTGTTTTTATGCAATATCGCAGCACGGATATGATATATATTATTCTTACTTTAAGGCAGCACATTTCCAGCTGCACGATAAATTTCGTACCACTCTTGACGTGTAAGGTGAACCTCGCCAGCTTTGATGCAATCCTGCAAACGCTGGAGATTCATTGTGCCTGTCACGGGCTGCATGTGCGCCGGGTGACGCAGCAACCAAGCAATGGCGATGGTCGTGTTGCTCACTTCATATTTTGCAGCAATCTCGTCGATCTTCGCATTCAGTTCCGGGAACTTATCGTTACCCAAGAATACACCTTCGAAGAATCCGTATTGGAACGGGGACCAGGGTTGAATCGTGATAT includes:
- a CDS encoding ATP-binding cassette domain-containing protein, with the translated sequence MIQIEQVTYGYQQTPVLNNVTLHESEPIISAMWGRNGAGKTTLMSLLAGHNRPDTGTIQVMGQDPYNNLAAQENLCYIQENHPLGRNWTINDMVRFGQYFHPQWDQTFAEQLIDRFELPVKKKIVKFSKGMKTAAQMILGLASNARVTILDEPTNGLDAEKRKYFYNALLETYEDNPRLILISSHHIEEIQPLCESLIVLQAGKVLLNQPMEEMREKGVLLTGGIDEINRVTADVEVIESSQMGSTMRVMIDEPYSKVWKDIAHAQGLSIEKAALQDYLISRTRNQEGVKR
- a CDS encoding GntR family transcriptional regulator, whose product is MKSNLDESQPIFHQISMMIMDDIVDGRLKVEEQVPSTNELSRFYNINPATARKGLQTLVDKGIIYKQRGVGMFVAKGAREALLVERKQHFYEEYIKPLLEEARRIHMNEDMIIDLIRGKQDKESEL
- a CDS encoding aspartyl-phosphate phosphatase Spo0E family protein produces the protein MDCLELISQIEEARQQLHRLQSEYGSLLHPEVIRQSVVLDGLINQYNRAKTKKWIN
- a CDS encoding transcriptional regulator; this translates as MVFILEGGVSLEPTTTIRDHLENYLKREQMSISLFSETSGINSGTLSNILNKNRPIAMQQLDRITSAMRLEEGHFYELYIDECFVHAAPDWRRLGPFLHRCAELDKLNCIEDVIRLMMDNLSYIPLLFDLAEEFYHAGKFKPAILLYETIAESEKMQHSERLALCQYRLFRLGLTNDQQRNLIIAAQFEYYVDRLDERYQLDALNELINAFASLHRWSKVQELSDKLKVKATIHYELNGRRKQEETKRPIIFYIMYAYLASGSASFHLNNYEIALKYVSLYSDYSWVREPDADEMIVINQFQEWAEGNRYIYKLMAGQFDVLPEYLKYISTKENEIFPALCDIVTAANRYDMNIDYVLKQYESYFTYQEQSNRIGKVSKQVTDDRYVRLLAGLGTYYLKKDEFFKGLNFVLDSLRFSLEISDGRGMLRGVGLFEQYRDYASDTAIQQYKTLISEVQKLNEEKAGFADSYM